Within Salvia splendens isolate huo1 chromosome 21, SspV2, whole genome shotgun sequence, the genomic segment TGTGTACCATGTGCGAGAATACCACGACGTTAGCATGAAAAGATATGAAGccgtaaaataatattaaacatCAAACTACGTGACAAACTTAAGAACCGTTTCAAACAAACGATAATGCCATGTGTGTTTTAAAAGAAACTTTCGTTTTCACGTAGATGGCACGAACTAAACGAACCGCGCTTAAGAGCAGTCAGTATAGTGCCAGAATGCGACAAGCGATATACGATTACGACCACTATGAAAGAGAGGAAGGCAAAGCCTTGAGAGTGGTTGTCGCCCGTTTTGAAACCCTATGGCGAGACGTCTGCGGGTACCATGTATCGGCCTATGGAGGCATAAGAAGGCTAATTGAGTTGATGCCCGACAATTGGGAGTCTTGGATGGAAACAACAGCCAGTCGGTTCACGTGGTACGAACCAAGAAACCAGATAATGGCCGGCGACATGAAAGGTTTCCTGAAGGCCCTAACGTgtgctttgattgactcacgttccgAGCGACCACCGTCGACAGAAGAAGGGAAAGATGAAACAGTATGGGAAGACAAAGACGTGATCGAGGTTAAACCCACGGTAGAAAGAGAAGCAGTACCACAAGAAGGGATGGTTCCGGGTTTTGAGGATGATTATGTGGAAGATAGCATGGACATCGAAGAAGCCCTCCGCATGGTTGACGAGTATCACGTAGAAGAGGACCcagaggaaggggaagacccggaagaggaagaggacccgAAAGAGGAAGTGTATAACGATGGATAGTTAGATGCCGTTTTGTTTTCTTAAGTTGTTATGACGATGGCAGTAGTACCTTTTTGTTTCCAAACGAGTACTATGTTTTTCCTTTCCACGTTATCTATGGAAGTTCCACTTTTTGCATAACTTTACGTACTTGTCTTTTATCGCATCGTATCGCACGCGTGCATGAAAGTGGTGATGTTTTAATAACGATGTTCTCACAACGATGCTAACATATGTTTTAGATCAACATGCCCCCAAGACGTAGACGTGGTCTGCATGTGGAGAACAACGTGGGGGAACAGACAGAGGGAGGTGTCGGGAatccacccccgcctccaccaccacctctaccccaaccaaacgaAAGGGAGTACATCAAAGCCTTCCGGAAAGAGAACCCACCCAAATTTGATGGATTGGGAGAACCCCCAAAGGCGGAGGCATGGGTACGCGACCTTGAGCGTATCTTTGACTTTATGGAATGTAAGGATAGGGAACGCCTGGCCTGCGTGACTTATCAACTGACAGGACCCGCTGATTTTTGGTGGGAAACCAAGAAGAGAACCATGGACCTCGCTCGCCGCGAGGGGCTTACTTGGGAAGAGTTCAAGGAAGAAGTCTACAACAAATATGTTCCCATGAGTTATCGGCGGGCGAAGGTAGTGGAGTTCCACACTTTAAAACAAGGAAACATGACGGTCACGGAGTACGACCGCGCCCTATGTGAGATGACCCGTTATGCGCCAGAATTGGTAGAcacagacgagaagatggctgTGAAGTTTCGTTCCGGCCTTAGACCCGAGATAAGGGTAGCTGTGGCCAGTCGAAGGGGAATTCCTTATTCTGAGGTGTTGGGTTGCGCTCTAGACGTGGAAGAAGCGCtgcccaagaatgagaggacAACAAATCCTACACCGTCCGCACCGCCATCGAACTTtagagacaagaggaagtgggatggaaaccgagctccttttgaCAACAAGCGTCGTTTTTCCACTTTTCGGCAACCGCAGAATCATGGGCGCCAAATTGTGCCACAGCAGAGGGGAAACCCGCAGAGAGCACCCTACTGTAGTCGGTGCTCCAAGCATCAAGTTGGGGAGTGCCGAGTTGGAGGCGTTCGGTGTTATGCCTGCGGCGGGAATgggcacatgtctcgagagtgcccaaATAACAACAAAGGTGGAACGAAGAATGGGTAAGGACAGAGGCCACCCCAACAGCCACAACcaatccgacaagtggccccacagcaAGCGAGGGCATATGCGCTAAGGGGAAATTAAGGGCAGGAACCCCAAGCCATCAAGGGCAAggagaatttggcaggtatgggaaagctccaacaacttCCTATTATCgtgctgtttgatacgggtgcttcgcattcttttatttcaacgtcatgtgtgaatgccttagaactcgTTACTGCTAAGCTTGAACCGAAATTGAATGTgtcttcaccggttggaggattgattgatattgtgagaacttgctcgaacatagagtttgtgttaggagaactaggagtagtggcccaacttttgcacgttatgccttttgagaatgtagacataatcttgggaatggattggcttaccgagaaccacgcaacgattcactgtaaagagagacagatttcttttcaagcctcGGGCGAAGAACCGACTATCTTGAACGGGATCTCCATGaatcgacgaacctccataatctccgctttgcaagcaactacgatgataacAAAAGGACGTTCGGCGTATCTAGTGTACTTGAATGGGGAAGAAAAGgacttgaaagtggaagacgtggcagtagtgcgAGATTTCCCCGTTGTGTTTCCTgaagctttgccaggaccgccacccgacagacaggtgGAGTTCACAAATGATTTAGAACCAGGGTCAGCaccagtatcaaaggcgccataccgaatggcccctaaggagttggccgagttgaaggtacagttgcaagaactgttagacttgggttttattcgacccagtgtgtcaccgtggggagcgccagttttgttcgttaagaagaaggatggcacgatgaggatgtgcatcgactatcgtgagctcaacaagatgaccttgaagaataagtacccactgccgaggattgatgatttgtttgaccaacttcgaggagcgggcatattctcgaaaatggatttgagatcagggtatcatcaactaaaggtccgacgagaggatgtgcctaagactgcttttcgcattcgttatggccattatgaatttgtcgtgatgccttttgggctgaccaacgccccagccgttttcatggacttgatgaaccgagttttccatgagtatcttgacaagtttgtgttagtcttcatcgacgacgtgttggtatactcgaagaacgaggaagaacatagatggcatctacaaacagtgttggaaacgttgcgaaaggagaagcATTATGCCatgttcagtaagtgtgagttctggttgactcgagtaaactttcttggtcatattgtgacggcaaatggaattcaagtagacccagcaaaggtcgaggccgtgcagaattggaaatcgccgaaaacgccatgTGAAATCAGTAAATTCTTGGGATTGAcaggatattatcgacgattcattgaaggattctctaagattgcgagaccgatgacgcaactactaaagaaaggaattaaggtggtttggacgccagagtgcgaggcgagtttccaactattgaaggagaagttgactacagcaccagtcctagcagtacccgaacccgacaaggactttgcagtctatacggacgcgtcgaaagtaggactaggatgtgtgttaatgcaagatgggaaggtgatagcgtatgcttcccgacagttgagaccgaatgaattaaattttccgacccatgatttggagttagcagcagtggtgcatgcattgaaaatttggagacaccatctctatggagtgagatgcgaaatctatacagaccacaagagtctcaagtatttcttcgagcagaaggagctaaacatgcgacaacgacatTGGCTAGAGGTCGTGAAGGACTATTACTGTggtattaactatcatccgggcaaggcgaacgtggtcgccgatgccttgagtaggaagaaccaacctcaactggcttatttcctaacgcaagaggaagcgttgattcacgagttcgccaagatgagtttggaaatagtggaagcgcccgagacagtaggtgcaAGCTTGGCGACGATAGTGATTGAACCAGATTTGaaaaccaagctcatagaagcccagcgacgtgatggaaagttggaggaattacgtgcaaaggtgagagccgagaagcttgatcattaccgcgaggaggcggataatgccttgacgtacgatgggcgattgtgtgtgccgagtgACGAGACGCTAAAAGaagagattttgagtgaagcgcatgacacgccttacaccgcacaccccggaagcacgaagatgtatcgggatttgaagcaacggttttggtggaatggaatgaaatgggacgtagcgtcatatgtggaacgatgtctagcatgccaataagtgaaggccttacaccaacggccatatgggaagttacaacctcttgaaattcccgaatggaagtgggagcatctagctatggatttcttgacgggtttgccaaagtcacagaggGGTAACaccgcgatttgggtgatcatcgatcgactactaaaagcgcgcacttcttaccgattaagattacttatggcgcggacaagttagcaaagctgtacgtgaatgagattgtgcgattgcatggagtgccaaagaccattgtatccgaccgcgatacgaagttcacatcaaagttttggatgagtttgagggaccgtacgagattatcgatgaagtaggtcctgtagcgtatcgtttggcgttacctcccagctttgggaacgtgcacaacgtgttccatgtgtcgcagttgcgcaaatacgtgttcgaccccaagcatgtgatccatcaagaggaagtggttttgacccccgacatgagctacgaagAGAGACCCGAAGCAATCTTAAAtcgaaaggtgcaagagttgtgaaacaagtcgatagcatccgtgaaggtactgtggaaacaccatggctccgaggaagccacgtgggaattagaagataagatgaaagaaaagtaccccgagttgtttttgtgagacgatcaaatttcgggacgaaatttctgttaagaggggaaggatgtaacatcccaaaatttttgtgactttaTTTTCATATGGGTGTGgaataaaatttccttttatgaaattaattgtttgTATGTGATTAAGTTGATTATATGAAATAATTGTtatgagtgatgtggaatgaagtattGTCTAATTGTTATATGTTCCAATGTGAGGAAATTAATTAAGTGAGATCATGCATTTTATTCTAGCCAATTTAATGGGATATTTTCGGCCTCTtcaaaattattggaattaatattctcttcttggatttaattaattgttttgggatatttatccaaattaaatccaaaccaaattatccctaattatgctacatgaaattcgaactctagttATTTTTTTGGGAGTTTCAAAAATtcccctatttaataggaggatgaattatttttctttgatttaattgatgccttattgattcccttcttttgtttcaaatccaattaaatcatgccacattttacttcctcactctaattgaattgatatttgaaatatttccttgtggcaattaaagccaaattttcgccccttccctatttgtggagaaattgtatttgtttcctattgttgtggaatccctttttattcaaataaataccaaataaatacctatgtcaaattaattggggatgtcaatattttctttctattttgtctccatcccacacgcccCATATGCTtctattttccttgtggaaagttatttatttgttacctattttatgggagtcttttcctataacaaaatttccaaatttaaatcctatccccatttaattgaggatttaaataatcctGTTCTCCCCTATTCAAAATACATGCCCCCTCCCTTTTATTTTGCTACTTGTAGAttcttcaaattattttattttcttatttatgaaatactcaatatcttttaccaaattttgagtatttttctctccaagaaaATACCAAGTCAATTCCTTGCTAATTTATTTggcaaaattttcaaaattcacccccattccacacgcctacttttaTTTCAATagtgggattttttttttatgtctcccacaatttaattaattcatttaagtgtgggattttaacctagactataaatattaaaaacctTCCCTAGCCCCCATTGTCATCCTACACGCCTCCCTCCATCCTCCCTCACTCTCACACGTTttctcctcctcgttctttgcttctaccgatttatttttgtccaagaaggtatatttgctcacCTTTACTCATccttttcgtttgaaccatgttcttgagtcctacatgcatgtagagggtgtaggattaatatttggtgaatgattatgtgtttttgatggttatgtgtttttgattgacatcatgtgatgttggattggaatatttggtgaatgatgtgagtttatgtgcaaatatgtgtatgagaaaccttaaagcatgattatgtgttttcaagcatgaaaaattggtgtttgtttgatggaagatgaaaaccctattttcgaactatgaacctgaaatctgtggtgcacgaccagtaacttatgatctgtaattgacCTACCAAACGAACgacttttgatatgaaatttttactgagtaaacttcgaGGTGTTTCCTGTGTCTCgcgtgaatttcagccctttttatataaaaatgaatttttaataaatttttgaagttgactgcgcaaatctgccagaaactcgtgttctcgccaagaatatttcgttttctgtttgactgaccaaatgacctccgattgatgtgattcttgaactatatgaacatttgaagtgtcttatgagtcgtgttaaatttttcAGCccttttgggcattggatgaatttatgctgaatttttcaaatgaactgcgcagtgctgtcagaaattgtatgttccgaccagagagtttaatatgtgatatgactgactaaatgacgtgatttcggtgtgaagattttcatggatgaacttgaatgtgtcctctgtattgtgaccaaaatttagcttcttttaaggtcgggtgaatttatagggatttttacaaaacggtcgctctgttctgccagttttctgccttgttaaaatgacgcctagtttcaagtttaaaagtattgtatgatgtatttatgtccaaggaacgtgtctaaatggtgtaatcacttgtgataagttggaatgtgttacgtgtgtctttacacctttgtgacgtatgttgggttggggaatttgagaaaaacgatgagagagaagcgataggacatgcatagtaaaatgttgttgtggaaggctgacttgtgttgtagttgacaagggtgttgtgttttcgtgaactcgaggatcgagagttgctataagttgagttgtgaattgctaggcgaacgaggtggactttcttttcaaacctctttacttttccgaaaatgctatgtggcgttataagggtggtttaactgttatgtcatgccatgttgtttttattatgagattgtgtgtatgatgcctagttcgtatgagtttactccgttacgCTATATGgatgtgttgtgaaacgaattcgggtctgagtaaggccgcaaaccctatcaggctgtgtacactggtgggatcctgagccgtccttgctagtcggccggtctcatgggtgaatagtgtggccacactttcgtcgcactgtgattgtgattgattgattgatgtggaatatggggagataaatttgcctggccagacttgaatatttttgtgtttctcgtgatatttcttactatataaaactcaagatcactggtatggatgacataacttattaaaatattttcggcatgagcccattgagtacaacaagtactcagccctgcatattatttttcttatgtgcaggttgagcgggatgttgcggtggatgttgagctggcatAAGTacctaggatgcgttgtgtcctcatacataggcgctatccttgactctcctttaACCTTattgtttttccgctgctataatttgaactatgtctcaagactttaaccttctctttatattttgtgtttgaacatgtatggtggtgttaggtttcaAACAAGTATTTaagttgtcttttgaaaatggtgttctccgagatttaagttaaacgcttgttttaccttagttattaattgttttatttcataagTCTAATTTTTGCCGTTGCTCTTTTAAAAGCATTTTACCTTAAGTCTtctcaaaaatatttataaccttaaacttcttaaacctaggttgttttcctttcttaagttaattaagtcttcttttaaactgttatccatgcatgtcggtcacgatcgccgcggttgtggtacccctttgtatgggcggtcgtgacaccaaTTAACATAGTTAGAGCCATCAAGTACCTGAGACACCAATTGAATTTCAGGATTGTCACTCGGATGTAAAAAATATGGACTAGAGAAGTCCTCGGCCGGCAGAACATGATTTGCAGCTCCACCGCCGCCACGCCGCGCCGCCATTGCAGATAGAAATAGGAAGCGGAAGAAGTTTCTACTCATACCATGTTGAATATGAAAATCATCTCACAAAATGGAGAGAAAGGAATTTTATTGATCACATACAAATCGTGTGTTACAAAGTGAAGAAGCTAATCTATATATAGCTAAGCTAGCAACCTCACAAAAATATCTAATAACTAACTTCTAACTAAAACATCAAGCTGACTCAGCTCCAGCTGTCTTCCACTTGGACAAAGGGATCCATTACATGTGTGCACGTCCACAATTCACTCCCATGCAGACGAACATCCTTCTCATCCACGCATACGATCATCTCCTCTAAGTATGCAGATATCAAGCATCAACCATCACACGATTCATTACCTTCAACAGAGAGAGCGTGAGGTTTGAgaactagagagagaaagagatgttCTGTATTGAATTGAAAAGTGGCGAGTGGTGGCTGGGAGTAGTATATTAAATTACtgattctttttctttcttagtTTTGTTTAATGGGGTTG encodes:
- the LOC121784269 gene encoding uncharacterized protein LOC121784269 — protein: MPPRRRRGLHVENNVGEQTEGGVGNPPPPPPPPLPQPNEREYIKAFRKENPPKFDGLGEPPKAEAWVRDLERIFDFMECKDRERLACVTYQLTGPADFWWETKKRTMDLARREGLTWEEFKEEVYNKYVPMSYRRAKVVEFHTLKQGNMTVTEYDRALCEMTRYAPELVDTDEKMAVKFRSGLRPEIRVAVASRRGIPYSEVLGCALDVEEALPKNERTTNPTPSAPPSNFRDKRKWDGNRAPFDNKRRFSTFRQPQNHGRQIVPQQRGNPQRAPYCSRCSKHQVGECRVGGVRCYACGGNGHMSRECPNNNKGGTKNG